The window GAGCGCTACCAGCAGATGGCGGCGCTCGGCGTCCGCAACATCGCGCAGTTCAACGCGCGCGTGGACGAGGCGAAGGCGGCGGGCATGAGGACGTACCGCCTGCGCCCGAAGCCCGGCGAGGCGGAGGGGCGCGAGGTCGAGTACGCGCGCATTCCGTACATCGTGGTCGTGATCGATGAGCTCGCGGACCTGATGGTCGTCTCCGCGAAGGATGTCGAGGAGTCGCTGCAGCGCCTCGCGCAGATGGCGCGCGCCTCGGGCATTCACCTCGTGCTGGCGACGCAGCGGCCGAGCGTCGACGTCCTCACCGGCATCATCAAGGCGAATTTTCCGGCGCGCATTTCGTTCCAAGTGTCGTCGCGCACCGACTCGCGGACGATTCTCGACCAAGGCGGCGCCGACCAACTGCTCGGACAAGGCGACATGCTGTTCCTCCCGCCCGGCACCTCGAAGCTCGCGCGCCTGCACGGCCCCTACGTGAGCGAGCGCGAGGTGACGAAGCTCGTCGAGCACCTGCGCCGCCAAGGCGCGCCGAAGTTCGACGAGGAGTTGTTACGGATCCCCGAGGAGGCGGAAGAGGGCGGCGAAGCGATCGATCCCGAGGACGTGGACGAGCACTACGACATGGCCGTGCGCATCGTCGCCGAGACGCGCAACGCATCGATCTCGTATCTCCAGCGTCGGCTCAAGGTCGGGTACAACCGCGCCGCGCGCATGATCGAGCAGATGGAGCGCGAGGGCGTGGTCGGTCCGCAGATCGGCGTGCGCCCGCGCGAGGTGTTCATCGCGCCGATCGGCGAAGACGCCGATGCCTGACACGCGCACGCTGCGGGCCTGCTCGCTCGCCGTGATCCTCGCCGCGGTCAGCGCGAGCGCTGCAGGTGGCGACGACGCGGCGCAATCCGCGCCAGCACCGAAGCAAGCGCCCGCCAAGCCCGCGCAGCCTGCGCCGCCGAAGCCGGCCGCCCCCGCGGACTGCGCGGCTCAGATGACCGCGCGCGTACAGGCGCGTTACGACCGCATGCGCGACCTCGAGGCGCGCTTCACGCAGCGCACGATCAGCCAGCTCTCGCCCGCGGGCGACGTCTCGACCGGTCGCGTCGCGCTCGCGAAGCCCGGCAAGATGCGCTGGAGCTACGAGGCGCCGGAGCCGAGCCTGGTCGTGAGCGACGGCAGGACGCTGTGGATCTACGACGCCGTCGCGCGCGAAGCGCAGAAGCTCGCGGTCGGCGAGCAGTTCATGTCCGGCGCCGCGTTCCAGTTCTTGTTAGGCGACGGCCGCATCGCGGACAGCTTCACGGTGCGCGCTGCGGACTGCGGCGCGGCGCGGGTGAAGCTCGTGCTGACGCCGAAGGGCGATGCCACGTACGAGCACCTCGAGCTCGTCGTCGACGCAGCGAGCGCGGAGGCGCAAGCGACGTCCGTCGTGGACCTGTTCGGGAATCGCACCGAGGTCGAGTTCAGCGAGATTCGTTACGACCGCGCGCCCGGCGCGAGCGTGTTTCAGTTCACGCCCGAACCCGGTGTGCGCGTGATCGAGCTCG of the Deltaproteobacteria bacterium genome contains:
- a CDS encoding outer membrane lipoprotein carrier protein LolA, which gives rise to MPDTRTLRACSLAVILAAVSASAAGGDDAAQSAPAPKQAPAKPAQPAPPKPAAPADCAAQMTARVQARYDRMRDLEARFTQRTISQLSPAGDVSTGRVALAKPGKMRWSYEAPEPSLVVSDGRTLWIYDAVAREAQKLAVGEQFMSGAAFQFLLGDGRIADSFTVRAADCGAARVKLVLTPKGDATYEHLELVVDAASAEAQATSVVDLFGNRTEVEFSEIRYDRAPGASVFQFTPEPGVRVIELDAPAS